In one window of Bombus vancouverensis nearcticus chromosome 10, iyBomVanc1_principal, whole genome shotgun sequence DNA:
- the LOC117158313 gene encoding CDK5RAP1-like protein has protein sequence MIGTVMLSSLKQIKASETNCILTMKRFIQKFARYNNVAIYNLQQCQTVYTTFTRLEIERNKEIERKSSDLKHFRDLSKTGPSLKDFLTPKIEVSSETISVPNIPYIQNIDGSDQKVYFEVYGCQMNVNDTEVIWSILKSHGYRKVNDIIEANIILLITCSIRDNAEQKVWNKLTDLNNVRKKNKRFPVKIGLLGCMAERLKDKILEKGKLVDVIAGPDSYKDLPRLLSVPDNETAINVVLSFDETYADVTPVRLDPSSTSAYVTIMRGCDNMCTYCIVPFTRGRERSRPIDSIVKEVQSLSDEGVKEVILLGQNVNSYRDTSQSEFYVNNNIETHLAKGFKTVYKNKKGGRRFVELLDEVSRINPEMRIRFTSPHPKDFPDEVLQLIAERPNICKQIHLPAQSGNSAVLERMRRGYTREAYIDLVHHIRETIPNMCFSSDFITGFCGETEEEFQDTLSLIELVKYNKAFLFSYSMREKTTAHRRYKDDVPPSVKQSRLERMISTYRTEIVNVNKLQIGQLQLVLVEQPSKRSDENFQARNDGNTRVIIPSMTIPTGKYSNDTRSIKIGDYVVVKIETANSHSLTGTPLYHSSITEYAFPSVL, from the exons ATGATTGGTACAGTTATGTTAAGTTCattaaaacaaattaaagcttCTGAAACAAATTGTATACTAACAATGAAGAGGTTTATTCAAAAATTCGCACGATATAACAATGTAGCAATTTATAATCTTCAACAATGTCAAACAGTGTATACGACTTTTACTCGATtggaaattgaaagaaataaagaaattgaaagaaaatcttcTGATTTGAAACACTTTAGAGATTTGTCAAAAACTGGACCATCGCTCAAAGATTTCTTGACACCAAAAATTGAAGTTTCTAGTGAAACTATTAGCGTACCAAATATTccttatatacaaaatattgatgGCTCTGATCAAAAGG TTTACTTTGAAGTTTATGGCTGTCAAATGAATGTAAATGACACAGAGGTAATCTGGTCTATTCTAAAATCTCATGGTTACAGAAAAGTGAATGATATAATAGAAGCTAATATAATTCTACTAATCACATGTTCTATTAGAGATAATGCAGAACAGAAAGTATGGAACAAGTTAACTGATTTAAATAATGtaaggaaaaagaataaaagatttCCTGTGAAAATCGGTTTGTTAG GATGTATGGCAGAACGATTAAAggataaaatattagaaaaggGCAAACTTGTTGACGTCATAGCTGGACCAGACAGTTACAAGGATTTACCGAGGCTATTGTCTGTACCAGACAATGAAACTGCTATTAATGTTGTTTTGTCATTTGATGAAACATATGCAGATGTTACACCAGTGCGATTAGATCCAAGTTCCACCAGTGCATATGT CACAATAATGCGTGGATGCGATAATATGTGCACATACTGTATCGTACCGTTCACAAGAGGAAGGGAAAGATCAAGACCAATCGACAGCATAGTGAAAGAGGTTCAATCTTTATCTGATGAAGGTGTAAAGGAAGTGATACTTCTTGGGCAGAATGTAAATAGTTATAGAGATACATCTCAATCGGAATTctatgttaataataatatagaaacacATTTAGCAAAAGGTTTCAAAACAgtatataaaaacaaaaaaggaggACGTCGTTTCGTTGAGTTACTAGATGAAGTGTCTCGTATCAATCCAGAAATGAGGATCAG ATTCACATCGCCTCATCCGAAAGATTTCCCAGATGAAGTTTTACAATTGATAGCGGAAAGGCCGAATATTTGTAAACAAATTCATTTACCTGCTCAAAGCGGTAATTCCGCGGTTTTGGAAAGAATGAGAAGAGGATACACGCGCGAAGCATATATAGATTTGGTGCATCATATACGTGAGACTATTCCGAACATGTGTTTTTCTAGTGACTTTATTACCGGATTTTGTGGAGAAACGGAAGAGGAATTTCAAGATACATTATCATTGATAGAACTAGTGAAATATAATAAAgcctttcttttctcttacagCATGCGGGAG AAAACGACTGCACATCGTCGTTACAAGGATGACGTACCACCGAGTGTTAAACAAAGCAGGCTCGAAAGAATGATTTCAACATATAGAACGGAGAtagtaaatgtaaataaattacagATCGGACAATTACAGCTTGTGCTTGTAGAGCAA ccCAGTAAGCGGTCAGATGAAAATTTTCAAGCAAGGAACGATGGTAACACGCGAGTAATAATTCCCTCCATGACTATACCTACTGGAAAATATTCAAATGACACGAGATCAATAAAAATTGGCGATTACGTTGTTGTAAAAATTGAGACTGCTAATTCGCATTCATTAACAGGCACGCCTCTGTATCATTCGTCGATAACAGAATATGCATTTCCGTCTGtgttataa
- the RpL36 gene encoding ribosomal protein L36, with amino-acid sequence MALKYELAVGLNRGHKTTKIRVAKNKNERKKTVCILPARLKGRQTKHSKFVRDLIREVTGHAPYEKRAMELLKVSKDKRALKFLKRRLGTHIRAKRKREELGNILVQMRKAAAHH; translated from the exons ATGGCTCTGAAATACGAATTGGCAGTTGGTCTTAACAGGGGCCATAAAACGACTAAGATTCGTGTGgcaaagaataaaaatgaacgGAAAAAGACAGTATGCATTTTGCCCGCAAGACTAAAAGGG AGACAAACTAAACACAGTAAGTTTGTTAGAGATTTAATCCGTGAGGTAACTGGACATGCACCATATGAGAAACGTGCTATGGAATTGTTGAAAGTTTCTAAGGATAAGCGTGCCTTAAAATTCTTGAAGAGGAGG tTGGGCACACACATCAGAGCTAAGAGGAAGCGCGAAGAACTTGGAAACATACTTGTCCAGATGAGGAAAGCAGCTGCACATCATTAA